A window of the Schistocerca nitens isolate TAMUIC-IGC-003100 chromosome 5, iqSchNite1.1, whole genome shotgun sequence genome harbors these coding sequences:
- the LOC126259777 gene encoding uncharacterized protein LOC126259777, translating to MKPLPLTALVVTLLAAVSVAEDVSSIDVSNMVSLTTEKPTGPEKMPGEWVERTMWKMRWVREWRQKMIWVPVWKKVWGPMHIREWVPMPRAPPQMAVSWKQLHNVNAEDAEVGDNAVYDQQPQQQQQVPTKRSLPRPVLVARTGK from the exons GCTTTGGTCGTCACTTTACTGGCGGCGGTGAGTGTAGCGGAAGATGTGTCTTCAATTGATGTCAG CAATATGGTGAGCCTAACAACGGAGAAGCCCACCGGCCCGGAGAAAATGCCTGGCGAGTGGGTGGAGCGCACCATGTGGAAGATGCGCTGGGTGCGCGAGTGGCGCCAGAAGATGATCTGGGTGCCGGTCTGGAAGAAGGTGTGGGGCCCGATGCACATCCGCGAGTGGGTGCCCATGCCGCGCGCGCCGCCCCAGATGGCCGTCTCCTGGAAGCAGCTGCACAACGTCAACGCCGAAGACGCGGAGGTCGGCGACAACGCCGTCTACGaccagcagccgcagcagcagcagcaggtgccGACCAAGAGGTCTCTACCCAGGCCCGTACTCGTCGCCAGGACCGGCAAGTGA